The genomic DNA ACATTGttgcaattacgttttcaattacccatgttcaattacaattcaattacgattacagtgaccagcattttttttccaattacaataatttttttgattctctgaaagtcaattacaaataggttctcaattactaaagtttaatcacaattacagtTGAATGCACTACACACTAATTATGATGTTAGTTTGATATTTACAACACAACCTAATCTATTGTAACTTAATAAAATGTAGtagatgaaaaccatttttaGTCAACAACAATCACAAGGGTTTTGATTGACATATCTGAGCTGATTATGTTTCTAAAGATTTCTAGACCTGACTGTAGTCTTTCTGCAGCCTCCTCACTGGGGTTCAGAGCCGGCCCCCCCACCAGCCCACCTGCACACCACCAGCCTACGCAGACTGCCCCAGTGCCCTCCAGTTCACCTCAGCCACCCGCTCCCCGTGACCGTCACCCTGTCCCTCTCCCCTGGCCCCCGACCACCAGTGCCTCCGCCTCACCGAGCCCCCGCGCCTCACATCCCCGTCGCACCCCGAGGCACGTCGTTCCGCAGCGCCCCACATCACAACTCCTGCAGAATGGTTATGGTGAGTCACTGTCCTGCCCCCTCAGTGGGAAACCTTTCATTCACTCATGTTACTTTACTCCACATGTATTACCCTAAAGATTTGGCTTTCAGGTTGGTGTTTACATGGCAATGGTTTTCATGcttctttgttaaaaaaaatagctaatTTAAAGGCACACCACGGACTTTTTGACCtcaagagttgacccatatgagttattttaaatgattcctcaggccaatatacaccgcttgacagtatcaatgctccaagCGGGGCTTCCCTTTTCAAATCCTAGCCATGTAcagtaagtttggagagacagaccgtctttggccaggtcatgtgacctggagaatgcctgggaaacgtatcactttacggcagtcacgtgaccacaggctcggataaaCTCATTGGGCTAAAGCTGTTGCTACAATTTTTCCGCTtgttcgactcctggtcatggccgaggcaagcaaaaagtttaaaactgcttctgaggaggctaaaaagagcCGCCTTGCGCCGGACACCGCCCCGCGTACACCAGGTCCCCTGTCCGCCCCGACTCCAGCCGCCATTCAGACCCCAGGCGAAGGGGGAAGATGAtggcggcgaggccagggagtagggggggaGCACCACTGACGCGGCGAGGAGGGCTGAGCGCTGGGTCTTTGGCGGCAGGGAGAGGAGGGCGTTGGCGTCTGCTCCTCCAGCCTCAGCGCGAGCCCAGACCGAGCGACCCaacccttagagccaatccttattctgaagttacaggtcaactacggTCTGcgtacacaatcaaaagacaagggaggctgacCCGACTGACAGGATTTGTTTgctgatttttgcgacagtgctgcagtgcttgtggccactaggggtgcttgacgtgaaagttacaggtctagcgcccctagtggccaaaagttacaccgTGTGCCTTTAAGTAAAATATCATCCAAATCATGAAATTGGTAACAAAAAAAGGGAAACATTTAAATTAGACAACAagatgatttttattattttttgattgaataatataaacacatatgtacttcccataatatggcccaaatactactactactaattactttaatgaaaaaacaacaataacattttcaaagaaacaagtgttcaaatgcaattagttgggtctcaattttttttttttgcatttgaacacttttttttttgattgaaaatattcgtttttgattgaagtaaacttgtttttgaattaaaagggttttttgattgaattttttttttttttattgaataataaagacacaaatgtatctccatagattttttatttattttttttatgttttaagcgggtttttttttttttttgcaaaatagtCAAACAATTTCCACTTTCcttagtttgttttattaaacaatGGCTTTAGAAATTACTATATTTGCATACTTCCTGGTCATTTTCCCAGCACATACCCAAGAACTGTCCTACGCTACAATGAAAGTACAACTTTACAATGATTAAATTGTTGCATTGGTTGCTCATTAGTTTCATTTATCAATAGTATAGAAACGTAGATGTAGAATTGGTTGTGTTGGCTTTTCTGTTCCTGTCCTCGCCCTGTCCAGGTTGCTCTGAGTAAGACTCCCTGGACTGGACAAATGGTTATTGTTGATAGTATTGATTATATATCTCATCTTAgtgataaaatgttttaatatagtTGCAACAACCATTTATTGGTCAACAAATGTTCTTCCAGGGTCACAAAGGGCTGACGCGTAAACACCAAATGactaataatgtaataaagacAACGATGCAGTGTAAATGATAACATTGTTGGGATAATGCGAGGCAACATATCACGATggagaaaatgtataaaagtctAGCACACTATAAAGGACGCCAGGTTTGTTATTTGTCTCAATTCCACTTAGAATGTTGGTTCTTTGCAGCAGGCGACATGCAACAGCTCTTGGCAGTGTTTGGCTTCAGAAAAGTGGAACTGctaattttgttgtgtttaatgtCAGAGTGATCGTTGTTGCTAGCACACCTCAGTAACTGCTGTTTGGTCAAGCTCCATGACTGCTGTGTAAAGCACTGTACTAATGTAGAGTTAAAGGTTATTTACCTTACACTATTTCCTCTTTCTACTtcttaaaataatctaaaagtGTAATGAttttaataaagacacaaaagacAAAGACATTGAGCAAGTTCCTACATTTAGTCACTGGTGCATAATTGACGAGTCGTTGTAGCCTTTGTAGCTAAGTAGCTAATCATTAGTGGAGAGTTAGGTTATTTATCTTACAATATttcctctttcttcttcttaaaataatctaaaagtGTAATGAttttaataaagacacaaaagacAAAGACATTTAGCAAGTTCCTACATTTAGTCACTGGTGCATAATTGATGAGTCATTGTAgcctttgtaaataagtagctAATCATTAGTGGAGAGTTAGGTTATTTATCTTACaatatttcttctttcttcttcttaaaataatctaataaactctaacaagtgtaatgtttttaataaatgcacCAAAGACAAAGACATTTGGCCACTGTAACTATGATATGTTCCGTTTGAGTACTTGATGAGTCATTGTAGCAGAAGTAGCCCTTGTAGCTAATAATTATTGCAGAGTTAAAGGCTATTTACCACTGGCCTAAAACTATGATATGTTCTGTTTGCATACTTGATGAGTCATTGTAGCAAAAGTAGCCTTTGTAGCTAATCATTAGCAGGTTCCTTTGACAATAATCCAGCTAGCAAAAATATTTGCGATAATGTTATCCTCAAACATGGCAATTAGCATATTAGCTTTTACCAACCGTGTTCAGTGCTGGTTCTCCACCTCGAGCTAAAGAGATTTTGAAGATAACTTCTAACGTGAATTTTGAGAGAAAATTAATTGCTGTTGATAAATATTGCTAACAGCTAAAGGCATATATTTTAGCAGCTCATTCTTATCTTTTACCTCTGGGGTTATGGTGGTATTTTAAACCAAATCATTgcttttaaacatattttacacacatgcacacacatagaCAGGAGTGGCCCAAAGGTATGAGAAGCAGACTTGCGGGTAAAAAGTTGATAGCTTGAATCCATCAGTTATCTGTAGGTCAAAAGCACTcttgctcctcagggatgggttaaatgtgaAGACTGAAGTTGTCCAGATATAATTTACATTCATTTGATATCCTAGGTTGTCTAGTCTGAGAGCCATGtgactgttattgtttttgctaACATGTGGTTTTCTAATTTTCCAGACGTATATATTCGCTGTATTAAATATGTGCCATTCTATGCAGCCTTATTTCCATGACTGAATTAGGTTCCAGCCGCTTTCTGTTGTTTCTGGAACTTTCCCTTCAGCCCTGAAGAATGAGATGAGGTGAACGAGACCAAATGACGAATAGGAAGTAGCCTTTGCATTGACCTTCGTTTCTAGAGgagattaaaaacacatgatgGTTCATGTCAGTGCAGAAGTCAGTCCCTGACCGCCACCTAGTGGAAACACTCACTAATCTAACCatgcttgttcttgttcttttttttctaacagGAGCTTGAGAAGCCCACTCCTCCACAGAAACCTCTCCCTGCTGATCCCAGAAGTTCCCGTCTAGTGCGGAGTCCATCTGCCACGCAGGGCCACAGACCGGCTGTTTGTGATCCTGTGCCAGTATCTGGTGTGCCCAGACCTGTTCGCCCTTTCAAACACATCACCAGGTGACCTCAACATTTATACCTCAGTATAGGGCTGGGCCTTTACATCTATACCTCAGTATAGGGCTGGGCCTCAACATCTATACCTCAGTATAGGGCTGGGCCTTAACATCTATACCTCAGTATAGGGCTGGGCCTCAACATCTATACCTCagtatagggctgggcgatatggaccaaaactcatatctcaatattttttctgaaaatgacgatatacgatataaatcgtGATAATTTACATTCAAATGAAGTGTGACCACAAAGACAATTGTGGGTTAAATTTGGGCctcttttagctttttttttgtagtgtggcttgtttggaacagtttttctcaaactttttttttggctcaagtcccccttttctcttagtattagtttttgatcatgtttgagctcagatttattttaattgaactagatttatatttcacaaagtgaaagtatgaaaatacagttgtttaagattgtgttgttttaataataataaaaaagaacagcttcaaattttcaaaaatctgttggaatttttcagaaatttcagccaaacccaaggttgaaaaaccttgATGtggtggctcctgaatagatttaattctatagtttttatcatttctggtcatttcaagcctggggtgggaccaactctctctttctcaagtatcCACTGTAGCGCCATCGCGTATCCcaaggggtacatgtacccccatttgaggaaCACTGGTTTGAGAAAAGGTTCAACTGTGCTTTTCTTGctattctgagaagtagtgaaagcagcgaatcttaaaacaagtattttgatacaaaataaacaattcagaaacatctttgtacttttttatatcttgaatcgcgatatatcgcccagccctacctcaGTATCAGCACCAAAACTGTGTTGCTCAGTCATAAATATCCCATTTCTCTCTTCCAGATCGAGTCCCAATCATCCTCCAACACTACCAAAGCCTTGCATTATTGCCAACGCTAAATACAGCAACTGAGACTTTGGTCTGAAGGGACATTGTCGTGGTGAGACATATGAAATTTTTTGCACTATGAAAAccttaaggaaaaaaaaaggacagcCTCTTTGGGTTTTGAATCAGCAGATCTGCCTGGTCCCTTTGGTGCTCTGCCTCTAAACGGTGCTACGAGTCTGAGCTCAGGTACATGTAAAGtatttatattctgtatttattgCCACAGGGTGCACTGTGCCAGACACTTTTAATACATGGTAGCAACTAGCAACTTTTTCATTagttgtttactttgggggtttttttcctAAACTGATTTTAATGAGGGAGAGTGACTGGAGAGTAAATTAATGACAAtttgtgaaatgttttttaatgaaggGATGCTTTTTACCATGGGAAGGACTATTGTGCAATTCAAAGAGGAGGTGTTGTAGATAATATCTGTACATCAATTGGATGTTGGTTTATCTGGAGCTTTCAAGACCCAAGGAAATCATCATTCTtctgaagaaaaaacaacttttcGGAAACATCCCGAACGTCAtgtgttagggatgtaacgattcactcaactcccgatacgattcgattcacgatactgggttcacgatacgattctctcacgatttttttatttacaaaatgggactgtagacaaattttttttttgggaaaaaactagaaaatactgtattattttccttttatttttcattgtcaaaagaattccttgataaactattcaagacaatgcaatttaactaaaaataaatcttgaattaaataaataaaggaataatacaaatgaaaatgaagcctattaatttaaattctggttctatagtaaacaatgcaaaactgcataatagttctttttctttttaaaagtgcaactgaaaatgtattttgtgccttaacaattggactttaaaaaaaaaaacagtcattgtactatatttacgtcagatatttgtttggaccagcagagggcgctggtaacccagtggtcggtcggcatgcagatattcttgcagtgaagaagagatgctatgctagcagacagaataatagaaaaacgtgacttttacagatattcaagtaatattacagatattctttctgtgctaaaggggtaattaatcatttattaacatatttaagagtagaaggcagccagaaagaaagtattagcagactccgcccaccgccaacacttcctctgctggttaaaaaaagtactgcgattcaattgtcagaaaatcgatatcaaccgtgatacctatgaatcgatttttaactgccttacgattaatcgttacatccctatcatgTGTGCATTCATTATTTCACTCTACGTTCGGTATTTCACTCTACGTTCGGTATTTCACTCTACGTTCGGAATTTCACTCTACGTTCGGTACTTTACTCTACGTTCGGTACTTTACTCTACGTTCGGTATTTTACTCTACGTTCGGTATTTTACTCTACGTTCGGTATTTCACTCTACGTTCGGTACTTTACTCTACGTTCGGTATTTTACTCTACGTTCGGTATTTCACTCTACGTTCGgtattttactctattttaaATCATTAGTCTTGGAGCAcatttttaaagctgttttgCAAACAGAAACGAATCAGTCGGATATTGCTTTATTCAACGTGAATTCTTAATGCcaacaaaacaaatactgtGAGGAAGCAACAACCTGCTCCAAAATCATAAATACACTGAGCATAATAATAATTCGCTATACGTCGCGGACTTGTGCTATGAACCAATATTTAACCAATTTCTTATTTCTTCGGGGGGTTTGTCACACTTAAATGTTTTAGATCATCAAGCTTATGTAAATACCAGTTGTTGAAACAGACTAATCTGCAAatgcgatttaaaaaaaaaaggaattaagtCCAAAGGTTTTGGCGAACATGCATCTATGCTTCATCTTTATAAGTTCTGAAagtattttaagtgagaaagtgaccaagtagaatatcaacatgtggtcatttgaatAACAcgtcatgccgacatttcagagatgtTCGGAGAATCGCCATCGTACAACTGACTAAACTTcgagttaacttcaaaacaagagccctatttacaaaagcattaaactaatggaagacaagaaaagatgcttttattttgaaaaaagaatgtttgattattagcttgaagccggacccaggatcattttacattccgctcacaatgcatcatggggcggttgagtatggcTTAAGAAATGCCCAAATATAGTATTAatttgggtatttctcacatactcaatcttttcatactatctaatgtgaacgcactacatactcatttgacgtcaaacttagtatgagtagtacgctagtacgacatttacaacacagccacagTCTATATCCAAAGAACaatatgctatgctaactagctactcaatattCACAATAGCTCTCTATCTCTCTCAATCCCACCAACTCGCCACAGATTATAGAGTCGGCAAGTGCTAGTTTTTATCGGAGGGGCGGGGCAAACAGTGCCACTAAATTACATTGGCCTCCATTCTTAGCTAATagaaaaatttcatttttttaacaggtgggtttcaacccatagagggcgtTACTCATacatttttaggccgggctacggGACTCAAACctccactcactttgttgttgttgtgtacactagttaaaattgctactcTAATTGCTaactataatctatggatgtgtgcggatcgacgctcggagcccgatcTTTGATATGGGGCCCAGGGTGGccccaaaggaaaaaaaaaagttgatttctcatttatttgcgagtcaaatattacgactgTTGGCGGtgccaaatcattggcacataccagtatactgtatacagtaaatGGGGCCCATTCCCCATTGTCACGGAGGCGCCAAGATTTTTGACATAACTACTCCTACGTTAGGTCTTGTTAAATCGGAATGCCGTTAGGTATGAATACTCtgtgaatgaatatgatgagaggctcgaagccctttttttttgtctggggcccaccccccatttttggtaatttccaaattcatgggaacatagtcatgtgatatatcgtttcataGGTAATTCAACagagattacgattatgcctcgcacaattcccTTAGCGGCCCACCCCCCTTAtttaggcaatttccattaaagttgattcttcatttatttgtgagtcaaatattgcgacagttggtagtaccgaatcattgacacatgccaatatatgaatggagcGCATTATTCCGTATGTGTCATGGGGATGCcaaggggccccatttttcaaattactactactccattaatgctcgttgaatcgggctgtaatttgacatggatatccTATGAGTGGATGttaagagcctctcggagaccttgGTACCccaatttatcggaacatagtcatgtgatatatcatttcaaaggcaattcaatgtagattacgattttactttgcacaatttcatttattttacttggtagaaccgagtcatttcacgtAGACGTTCCGCAGGCCTgaccgtagttcatcagaacttgttacaAGAAAATTCGtgaaatttaaatactttgacttaAATGTCAAAGTTggtgtttagttactttttgaattatggttttgttctttttgggAGAATTCCCCCAATTTTGAACCATGCATCAAAGGTAGGAACAATTGCTGCTCGTCAGACAAAAAGTCAATTTAAGTTACTGTTATCCTGAGACCCAAAGCTTTAGAATTGGTTTTTGTAATTGTTCTAGATTAAAAGCAGTCCATTTTGGTTTTTTCCAATGTTTCTTCTTGTGGAAATCTTTTATCCAACGATCTAAAACATCTGAGTGTgacaaatgaatgaaatattcGTCTTCAAACCATCACGTATCTCATATACAGtagtttttcatattttgacgCATTTAAACTTTCACATATTAGTCGGCTATGGAACGAATGGAGGATATGTTTTCTACTTTTGATACTGCAATTTTCATATGGCTGCACAACTTTTGCATTCTTATTGGTTTGATTTGCTCTGTACTTTGTTAAACGCAGTAATTGTGTCCACTTGTCTGTAATGTtctctgtatgtatgtatgtatgttacAGCTGATCATGTCTTAATGGAGaatgccttttcttttttaaagaacaatGATTATTTGATAGTGTCTGGTCATTGTATTTTGAACATTCTAACAGTAttagtaaaagtgttttttccacaaaaatgtgttgaatgttttttttgtagttttttaagTGTTATGGAAAATTAACAAGTTTAAATAGAATTCTGTCTCTTTTTCAAAGCCGTGAAATGTTTAAACCACACTCATCTTTGTATTAGATCCTTTTGGTTCTAATATGACAGAATTATTATCGCATCAATACGTCACCAGTACGGTAAAACTAACAAGCTCTAATTTcctattagtgggtgaacaaCCCAACGCTTGGTGTATCATTAAAGTAAAAAGATCACGTGTCAAATTAAAGGcgcaggggccaaatccggcccttcaaaGCATCCTATTCGGCCCGCATgggaaaatgactgaaaacatgaatcattttgtaaattaccaaataattcaggtgtaaattgttgttgaaagaactgtaattttttccaaaatcctgcaaaatctcagaaaattaaatacaaattgatcaaaaacaaaaatgtaaaggaCTTTTAAgcatctgtcatttattgcctTCCATACTtggtctaatttataactgaaagtacaaacttggtcacattgtttacatttattgGTTATCCCGCCCAAAACCTccggcccacttgtgatcgaaCTGATCCGTATTTGGCTcttaaactaaaattagtttttttatttagacttagtttttatttcaaattcaacAATTTATACAATAACATTCACAATAAAATTTTCTTAAACTGTATCTATGTGTGTAAAAGGATAGGTCcaataataaaatagaataaacaaaaacaaagcaggtATGactctaaaatgagtttgaagcCATTGCCGTATTtatacaaagttaaaaaaaaatttaaaaaacgtgGGATTATTGATtttgaaaagaaacaaaaaaattggcaaactttaataacaataaaataaattgtgagcaCACTACCTTAATCAAAGTCAACACTTTAAAAGGATtgaaatttcatttatttgaagTAATGTCaaatcaaagaataaacatgtttcttatttaaaaaaaacaaaaaaacaacttgaatATGTTTGGATATCAACAATAAATCTTATATTTTTccagaaaataaaaaccatgACTGCTGGTGCGAAATGTGTAGCATTTCCATGAGGTTTTTCTACCAGTATGTGTTAATTTATTGTAGCCTTTAAACAGTTAAGTATTCCTTAAGTCTGTCCATGATGGCAGGCATTTTATCTGATGGTATCAGCATCACCGTTCTGAACGGCTTCATCGGAACGTCATCAAACGACCACCTGCCACTCAGACAAGAATCCGCCTCCTCCTGGACTGAGTAGTGGAACTTGATGATTGCTTGctgtaatgaaaaaacaaacactacgCTTATATAACATTAAGATGGTAAGTGACTGATTTAAATGATCAGGTTTTACCTCGAAGAAGAATTCCTCCTCTGCATTGACAAACTCGTGCTCCTCTTTAGGTTCTCCTCCTCTGGGGACACTCTTTGTTGCCTCTTTACAGGTTTTGCTGATCATCAGGATGTAGTGACACTTCCCACTGGGTTTATTCGTCCTCTGAGCTTCAGATATTTCCTCCCTGCAGgagaatatttgttttaaataactttCCCATACAGCACAGGTTacctaaggcagtggttctcaaccttttcagcccaagACCTCCAAAACAAAGGTACCAGAGGTGGTTGAAcgctgaagaacagtcatgtggagacatggCCAGCTATAAGTCAGCAAAAAGATGGTTTTTATCTGAatattatccactgttatctaggaagtttattcatatttgtgccatagtatatagttatcttaaagatgtaaatccttgttttaatcagaaataaaatgggttaaaagtgaccaaaaagtggtgaaatgggatttttaaaaccacagaaattagttcaagttgcaaattagagtggccaaaaacagacaggtGTCAATATTAGATTACAAGTGACCGAaatggagggagggaggggttaagtaggaacaattagtttaaactttaaaataatgggcatgacaaatcgtgagtgtagataaattgacaaaaatgagcatgaaatatggtgaagaggttaaaatgtgaccaaaaatggtgaaaatggTAATCAAATGTgaccttaaaaaacacaaatatcggttaaaagttgcagtggccaaaaacagacaaaaagtagtaaaatgcgttcaaagtgtcaatattggtgcATGGCGTGACAAactgtaaatgtggttaaattggcaaaaaataagcatgaaatatggtgaaaagaggctgAAAGTGACAATCATGAGttaacatgtgtgacattaggtagaaaagtggtggaaaggatttaaaagtgctgaaaatgtcttgaaagtggcaaaaaaaaaaaatgtgcagaaaagccattgaaatttgatggagaagtgacagaaatgagagtaatgtagcaaaaatgctttaaagagtaaaaaatatggcaaatttggtgtagttacagaaaaaaggtttaaaaataagcaaaaatgggctcaaattgttaaaagaataaaacatttctagaaggcatctggcgaccccaaaggttgagaacccctgccttatGGTAAGTAGTAAAATAAAGTGCTGTCTCACTGTAGCTGTCTGTGTAAAGGCAGAGCGATCTGTGGAGGAACGTTGAGGAAACGCTCACTCAGCAACAAACCCACAGGTTTACTGGTATCACTGAGGATCTGCTCCAGCTGCTTCGTCACACTTTGCCCTGCGTTCTTCTCACACTGATCCACCAGCAGCTCCTTCACCTCCTCCACACACTGGACACCCTGGCCATGACATCACAGACACATTAGTTAAAAACCCTGGGGAGTTAAATCACTGGTGGGGTTGAAACAGGACGGAAAATTCACTTGTATATTTTCATGGCAACATGgtcaatattcaaaaatatgaacttttcatgggaattagttattggaattaaccagaaattgagTTTTAAATAAcca from Gouania willdenowi chromosome 19, fGouWil2.1, whole genome shotgun sequence includes the following:
- the bccip gene encoding protein BCCIP homolog — encoded protein: MLCVCSMASSAKRRAVGLGENPQENDNSSDESPEEEEEDSGEEDSEASEEEINEEVVVDFEAHTISTNDFNGIKKLLQQLFLKAHVNTSEMTDIIIQQNHVGSVIRQAEVPEDSDDDDPDEVFGFISILNLTERKGVQCVEEVKELLVDQCEKNAGQSVTKQLEQILSDTSKPVGLLLSERFLNVPPQIALPLHRQLQEEISEAQRTNKPSGKCHYILMISKTCKEATKSVPRGGEPKEEHEFVNAEEEFFFEQAIIKFHYSVQEEADSCLSGRWSFDDVPMKPFRTVMLIPSDKMPAIMDRLKEYLTV